A region of the Myxococcus stipitatus DSM 14675 genome:
GTCATCCAGGAGCGCGGCGATGGACGAGGACAGCGTGTAGCCCCGCGCGTCATCCATGCGCACCAGGCCCATGCAGAGCAGCAATTCCAGGAGCGCGCGGGTGCCGCGAACGGACGCACCGAGCTGGTGTGCGAGCGCCTCCACGGAGAGGGGCGCCGACGTGGGCTCTCTCGGGAGGGCCTGGAAGAGGCCGAGGCTCAGCGAGGCCCGGAGCAGCGCGGACTCGTTGGACGCATTGCGCGCCCAGATGTGGAGAGACTGCGCGAGGGAGGGGCTCGACGAGGTCGGCAAGGGGACTCTCCGGAGAGAGGGCAGCTTCATCCGCGAGGCGCTGTCACGCAACCCCGGGTGAGAAGCCTTGCCCTTCCCCAGGGGGCTTCTCTATCGTTCCCTCACCTTGATGCATGTCGAGCGCGCCCGCGGGTGACTCCCTGTGTCTTCAGGAGCGTCCACCGCAGTGGCTGCCGCGCGAGGAGCCTTCCGTGACATTTGTGTCGTTGGCTTTCCAGAGCGTCCGGGCCCGGCCCCGAAGTTGGGTGGTCGGCCTCCTCGCGGCGGGGAGCGCGACCCTGCTCACCCTGGGGTTCGCCTTCCTGGCGGGAGTCGAGGAGGGGACGCGGCACAGCCTCATCGAGAGCGGGACGGGGCACCTGCAGCTGTATCACTCCAAGTCTCGAGGTGTGCCCACGGTGGTGATGGACCACGGCGACGCGCCGGAGCTCCAGCCCCTGCCGGACTTCCCCGCCATCGAGGCGCGCCTGAAGGCCGTGGAGGGCGTGCGCGAGGTCGTCCCCATGGAGGTGGGGTGGAGCTCGGTGTTCCGAGGCAACTACCTGGATGAAAAGCTGGCGGTGGTGCGCGCGGTGGCGCGAGAGCCGGCCTCCGCGTCGCGCGATGCGCGGCTGGAGCGGCTGGCGTCGGAGCTGGAGCAGACGCTGAAGGACGTCGTGCGTGATGACGGCCGCCGGGCTGAGGCCTTCTCGTTCCTGGGGGAGGCGGAGGCGCGCGAGGACCAGCGGGCGCTGGAGGAGGTCGGGACGCCCGAGTTCTGGGCTCGCTTCCGCGCCGCGCCCCTGGAGGTGCTCGAGTACCTGGAGAACCGCGTCGCCCGGCAGGTGGGCGAGGGCGAGTCCACGGGCATGGAGTACCTGGCCTCGGACCTGGAGCAGTTTCCCCGAGCCTTCCCGCGCTTCGAGCTGGTGAGCGGAAGCCTGCCGCCTCCTGGACAGCGGGGCCTGCTGCTGGGGCAGGGGCTCTACGAGCAGTCCTTCAAGATTCCCGTCGCGGCGCTGCTCGACGAGGTCCAGCGCGAGCGGAAGGCGGGGGCCACCTTCGCCCAGGACGAGGCGCTGCGCACGCGGGCGGCGCGCTGCGTGGCGGAGCTGCCGGACCTCCTGGCGAGGCTCGACGCGGAGCGCGCTCGCGCCCTGGTGGTGGCGCTCTCGAAGCTCCTGGGACATGACGGCGCGCTGGACGTGCTGCTGCGCGAGTTCCTCACGCTGACCGACGAGAACTTCGACACGCGCTACGAGCAGTTCCAGCGGGAGCTGGCGCCGCTCTTGCCTTTGTATCGGGTCCGTCCTGGGGACACGTTGGTGGTGATGGGCACGGAGGGCGCGTTCGGCCGCATCAACGTGCCGGTGAAGGTGTGGGGTACCTTCCGTTTCCGAGGGCTCGGTGGCGACGCCAGCCGGGTGAACACGCTGGGGTTGATGGACCTGGTGACGGCGAGGTTCCTCGCGGGCCGACGCATCACCTCCGAGTCGGAGGAGGTCCGTCGGGACGTGGAGTCGCTGGGGATGTCCCAGCCGCTGGTGACGGGGGACCTCACGCTCCAGGCCGCGGGCATCGTCGAGGAGGAGGCGGCGCCGGTGCAGCCCACGAGCCCGGAGGTGCCTGTCGCGAAGGCGTCGGAGGCCTGGCCCGAGCACTTCACGGCCGTCGAGCAGCGCGGCGTCAGCGTGCTCCAGGCCGCGCTGGTGTTGGCGCCCGACGCGGAGCCGGAGGCCGTGGCCGCGCGCATCGCCGACATGGCCGCGAAGGAGGGACTCCCGGTGGCCACGGTGGACTGGTCCGTGGCGGGCGGGATGCTGGCGGGCGGCGTCGGCATCGCGCGGGTGGTGCTGTTGGCCATCGCCGCGCTGATGTCGCTCTTCATCGTGCTGGTCTCCGCCTCCACGCTGTTGCTGCTGGCGCGGGAGCGGGTGGGCGAGGTGGGGACGATGCGGGCGCTGGGCATGCAGCGGCGGCAGGTCTTCCAGGTGCTCCTGACCGAGGGGCTGATGCTGGGCGTGGTGGGCGCGGGCATGGGCCTGGCGTTGGGCACGGCGGTGCTGCTGCTGCTCGTGGGGGAGGGCGTGGGGATTCACGACGAATCGCTCCAGTTCTTCATGGGCGGCACCGTGTTGAAGCCGAGGCTGACCGCTGGGAGCGTGGTGGGGATTGGGGTGGGAGTGCTCGCCGTCGTCGTGGCCGCGGCGCTGGTGCCCGCGTGGCGCGGCGGCAAGGTCTCTCCCATCGTGGCCATGTTGAAGAGGGAGGACTGACGCCATGTTCGTCTTGTTCCAGATGGCGTTGCGCAACCTCCGCGCTCACCGGGAGCGGGCGCTGTTGTTGTTCCTGGTGGTGGCGGGAGCCAGCGGCGTGCTGGTGATGTCGATGGCGCTGACGGCGGGTGTCGCCGCCGCGCATCGAGAGGCCACCACCACCTTCCTGAGCGGCGAGGTCAACGTCGGGGGCTACTTCAAGGTCCACCCCGACAGCGTCGCCCCGGTGATGGGGTCCGCGGGGAAGGTGCGCGAGGTCCTCACGCCGCTGGTGCCGGAGGGCTGTCACCTGCGCGAGCGGGGACGGGGCCGCGCCACGGTGGGCGTGGCCCGCAGGCGCTACTCGTCCTTCCTCGTCTCGCTGGACGTGGCGGGCGAGAAGCAGGCGCTGGAGTCCATCCTCATGAAGGAGGGGAGCCTCGGCGCGCTCGCCCGGCCCAGGACCATCGTGCTCTCCACGGCCATGGCCGAGCGCCTGAAGGTGGGCGTGGGCGACATGGCCACGCTCTTCACGGAGTCCATCGGAACGCTGCGTCGCAACGCGCTGGACGTGGAGGTGGTGGCCATCATGCAGGGCGCGGGACTGCTGGGGAGTTCCTCGGGCATCCTCGTCTCGAACACCACCCTGGGGGAGCTGCAGGGCTACCGCGCCGGCGCGGCGGGGGTGCTGCAACTCGAGTGTCTCGCCAGCACCGGTGGAGGACGGGACCTGAACGCGATGGGGGACTCCTGGCGGCAGGCGCTGCGCTCCTCGGGCTTCGAGGTGCTCCCCGCCATGAACAAGGCCTATGGCGACAAGCTCGCCCCGATGCTGCGCGAGGGCTGGCGTGGACAGCGCCTGGACGTCTCCACGTGGGAGGACGAGTCCTGGTTCCTGCGCTTCATCACGGATGGGCTGGGCGCGCTGACGGTGCTGCTGGGCCTCATCATGCTCGCGGTGGTCGTCGTGGGGCTCTTCATGGCGCAGAGTGTCGCCGTGCGGGAGCGGACGCGGGAGATTGGCACCCTGCGCGCCATGGGGTTGCAGCGTCCGCTGGTGGCGGTGCTCTTCATGACCGAGGGCCTGCTGTTGGGCGCCCTGGGCTCGGTGAGCGGCGCCGTGGCGGCGCTGGGCGCGTGTGTGCTGCTGCGCGATGCCATCCCCCTTCCGGGGCCCCTGGCCGACTTCTTCTTCAGTCCCCACCTGCCGCTCGCGGCCAGTGTGGGGAGCGCCGTGGTCGCGGTGGTGCTCGTCACGTTCTGTGCGTCGCTCGCGGTGTTGGTACCCTCGCTCCGAGCTGCCTGGCTGTCCCCTCGTTCCGCCATGGAGTCGCTGTGATGCTCGCATCGACGTTCCGCGTCCTGCCCGTTCTCGCCCTGCTTGTCGCTCCTTTGCTGGCGGGGGCTGAACCCGAGGCGAAGCCGTCCCCGGAGGAGGTCCTTCGTCGCATCGACGACCGCATGTCCTTCCAGAGCGACTACCGGGGGACGGTGCGGCTCCGGGAGCTGCGCAAGGACGGGACGGAGAACCTGATTGAGCTGGAGGTCTACCGGCGCGACACGACCCGGGACCTGCTCATCTACGTCACCAAGCCGCGCCACCTGGCCGGCGGCGGCTACCTGCGCATGGGGCGCAACCTGTGGGAGTACGAGCCCTCGACGGGGCAGTGGCAGCGGACCACCCAGCGGGGGAACATCATCAGCACCGTGTCCTGTGAGGAGGACTTCGACCGCTCCCGGCTCGCGGAGAACTACGACGCGAAGGACGAGGGCGAGGACGTCGTGAAGGGCGTCACCTTCCGGAAGCTCCACCTCACCGCGAAGGAAGGCGCCCAGCCCTCCTACCTCCAGCTTCGCATCTGGGTGGACCCGTCCTTCAACATCGTCAAGCGCGTGGGGTACGCGCCCTCGGGCCGCGTCCTGCGCACGGACATCATCCGCAGCTATCAGTCGGTGAAGGACCCCATCGCGGGCAAGGTCGTCTATCCGTACAAGGAAGTGCTGGAGGTCGAGGAGGCCTCGGGCTCGCAGTTCACCGTGCGCTACGACAACGTGACGCTGCAGCCCTTGAGCCCGAACATGTTCACCAAGACGTGGCTGGAGGGACGCTTCCGCTGACGCGCGGAGCGCCCCCCTCGGCTCACGTCACCCGCTGGAGGAGCATCCGCGCCAGCTCCTCGACGCGGGGGGCGCGCAGCAGCTCGGCGTGTTGGCCGGTGAGGCTCTCCAGGTCGAGCTGGGCCCGCGGCAGGTAGCGGGTCCACCCCAGCGCCTCGTCGTGGAACTCCGTCAGTGTGGTCGTGCTGCGGATGATGAGCGGGCGCACGCCGCTCGGCGCCGTGATGTTCCACTTCGCGGCTTGCGGCGTCAGCACCTCGCCCAGCACCTTCCACATCCGCTGGAGGTCCGCGGCGCGCATGTGCGTGGAGAGCTGTCCCCGGGCGCGGCCCTGCTCGGCCAGCCACTCCCACTGCGCCTCGGGTGACAGGCCCTCCAGAATCCCCGGCACGGACTCGTCGAGGACCCCGAGCTCCGCGGCCAGCCCCAGCACCGGCCCCTGCGTCAGCGAGGGCATGGACCCGCCGATGAGCTCCGACGTCAGCGTGTCCACCAACGCGAGCAGCTCCACCTGCTCCCCTTGCGCCTCCAGGTGCGCGGCGACTCCGAGGGCGGGATAGCCGCCGTAGGAGAAGCCCACCAGCCGGTAGGGGCCGTGGGGCTGCACCGCGCGGATGTCGCGGGCGTAGGTCGCCACGCGCTCCTCGAAGGACGCCAGCGGGCGGTCCGGCGTCAGCGTCTCCGGGGCCTGGATGCCGTGGCAGCGGAAGCGCGGCTCCAGGAGCGGGACCAGCTCCCGGTAGTGATGAACCTCGCCATCGCCTCCGTGGAAGAGGAACAGCGGAGCCGCGGTCGGCGGGAGGTCCCGGCTCGCCAGGCGGACGACGCTGGAGCGCACGGACTCCTCGCGCAGGTAGTCCAGGATGGCGTCCGCGGAGTCGCGCAGGACGGGGTTCTGGAAGAGGACGGCCAGCGGCAGGGGCAGGCCGAACTCCTCCTCCAGTCGCGCCAGCAGGCGCATGGCGAGGATGGAGTCGCCTCCCACGGTGAAGAAGTCGTCGCCGACGTCGACACCGGGTTGCTCGAGCACTTCCTTCCAGAGGCGGTGCAGCACCATCTCCAGGGAGGAGCGGAAGGGCCGCTGTGTCCGGGGCGAGCTTGGTGTCTCCTCACGGGGGGCTCGAGGCGGTGGCTCCTGCACATCTCGCAGCGCTTGTCGGTCCACCTTGCCGTTGGCGTTGATGGGCAGCTTCTCCAGCACCATGAAGCTCGCGGGCACCATGTACGAAGGCAGCTGCGCCGCCAGTTGCTCACGCAAGGACTCCGCCTTCACCGAGGCAGGGGCCTGGACGTAGGCGCGCAGCGACTGGACGCCCGCGGCGGTGGTGAGCGCGAGGACCACGGCCTCTTCGACTCCCGCGAAGCGCCGCAGGCCCGTCTCGATTTCCGCCAGCTCGATGCGGAAGCCTCGAATCTTCACCTGGTGGTCCGCGCGCCCGAGGAACCGCAGGCGCCCATCCGGCAGCAGCCGCGCCAGGTCTCCCGTCCGGTACATGCGCGCGCCGGGCGCCTCGTGGAAGGGGTCGGGGATGAAGCGCTCGGCGGTGGCGTGAGGGGCCCCCAGGTAGCCTCGCGAGAGCGCCGCTCCGCCGATGTAGACACCGCCGGGCTGGCCCGGGACGACGGGCGCCAGGTCGTCATCCAGCAGGTAGATGCGCACGCCGGGGATGGGCCGGCCGATGGGGAAGGTGTCCGAGGTGCCCAGGCCCTCGGCGCCGGGGATGTCACAGGTCGCGGAGGTGATGGTGCACTCCGTGGGGCCGTAGACGTTGACCCACGGCGCGTGCTCGCCGCCCACGCGCACCCACGCGTCATACGTCTCTCGCTTGAGCACGTCGCCTCCGGGCGCCAGCAGCCGCAGCCGGCGGGGAAGGCGCTGGCCCGAGGACTCCATCTGGCGAATCCACTCCTCGATGTACGTGGGAGGGAGGCTGATGAGCGTGATGTCCGTCTCCTCCAGGTACGGCGTCATGGCGTGCGCGGGGACCAGCCCGTTGCGCAGGACGACGGTGGCGCCCACGACGAGCGGGGGATAGAGGTCCTCGGCCGCGGCGTCGAAGGTGAGCGGTGCGAACTGGAGCATCCTGTCCCCAGCCCGCAGGCCGAAGCGCTTCACGATGGCCAGGTTGTGGTTCACCACCGAGCGGTGCTCCACCATCACCCCCTTGGGCTCACCCGTGGAGCCCGAGGTGAAGACGATGTACGCGACCTGCGCGTCCGCGACGCGGCGAGGCCCCGGGCTCAGGTCTCTGGGCAGGGACGTGGGGCAGGTCGGCACCGCCACATGGGGCACCAGCCACGCGTGGTCCTCCCAGACGTCCTCGTCCACCCACAGCCGCTGGATGCCCGTGCGCTCCAGCACCGCGCGCTTGCGCGCCTCGGGCCAGTCCGCGTCGAGCGGGACATACGCACCGCCCGCCTTCAGGATGCCCAGCAGGACGGCCATGGCCTGCGTGGAGGGCTGCATCACCACGCCCACCCGCTCCTCGGGCAGGAGCCCCTGTGTCACCAACTGGCGGGCGAGGAGGTTGGCGCGGGCGTTCAGCTCGGCGTAGCTCCACGTCGTCGCGCCGTGAGCCACGGCGGGGGCCTCGGGGGTGCGCAGCACCTGGGCCTCGAACAGCGTGTGGATGCAGGCCCCCGTGGGAATCTCCTGCGGCCCTCCGTCCAGCGCGGCGAGCACCTCGGCCCGCTGGCGGTCGGACAGCAGCGACAGGCGTGAGAGCGGGACGTCCGGGGTCCGCAGGCAGACGTGGACCCACTGCTCGAAGGAGCGCGCCATGCGCTCGCGCGACTCGGCGGCGAAGAGCGCGCTGTCGAAGGCGAGAATCCCTCCGAGCGCTCCGCGGGCGTCCTGAATCAGGCTGACCACCACGTCGTACGCGGGGATGACGCCTTCGGTGTCCAGCTCCGACACGGAGAGCTGCTCCATGCCGAACGCGCCCGAGGTATCCAGCATCACCAGCGCCTGGGCCAGCGCGGGGGCCGTGCGTGGACCCTCGCGTGACACGGCGTCCGAGATGCTCTTGAAGGTGACCTCCTGGTGGGCCGTCGCATGGGACACCACGCCCTGGACGCGACGGAGGAGGGTCTGGAAGGACGGGTTGCCCGTGACGTCCGTGCACAGGGGCAGGACGTTGGCGAAGTAGCCCACCATCCGCTCCGTCTCCGGCAGGGTGCGTCCGGAGAAGGGCGAGGCCACCACCACGTGTCCCTGTCCACTCAGCCGGTGGAGCCAGGACTGGACGAGCGCCAGCACGGTGGTGAACGTGGAGACGCGCTCGCGCCGCGCCACTTCCTGGAGGGCCGCGCCCAGCGAGGTGTTGAGCGCGACGCGGGTGGTCCGCATGTTCGCGTTGAGCGCGGGGGCACGCCTCGGGAAGTCCACGGGCAGGTCCAGGACGGGAGGCGCGTTCGCCAGCGCCTGCTTCCAGGACTCCAGCGACGCCGCCTCCTGGCGGTCGG
Encoded here:
- a CDS encoding ABC transporter permease; this translates as MVGLLAAGSATLLTLGFAFLAGVEEGTRHSLIESGTGHLQLYHSKSRGVPTVVMDHGDAPELQPLPDFPAIEARLKAVEGVREVVPMEVGWSSVFRGNYLDEKLAVVRAVAREPASASRDARLERLASELEQTLKDVVRDDGRRAEAFSFLGEAEAREDQRALEEVGTPEFWARFRAAPLEVLEYLENRVARQVGEGESTGMEYLASDLEQFPRAFPRFELVSGSLPPPGQRGLLLGQGLYEQSFKIPVAALLDEVQRERKAGATFAQDEALRTRAARCVAELPDLLARLDAERARALVVALSKLLGHDGALDVLLREFLTLTDENFDTRYEQFQRELAPLLPLYRVRPGDTLVVMGTEGAFGRINVPVKVWGTFRFRGLGGDASRVNTLGLMDLVTARFLAGRRITSESEEVRRDVESLGMSQPLVTGDLTLQAAGIVEEEAAPVQPTSPEVPVAKASEAWPEHFTAVEQRGVSVLQAALVLAPDAEPEAVAARIADMAAKEGLPVATVDWSVAGGMLAGGVGIARVVLLAIAALMSLFIVLVSASTLLLLARERVGEVGTMRALGMQRRQVFQVLLTEGLMLGVVGAGMGLALGTAVLLLLVGEGVGIHDESLQFFMGGTVLKPRLTAGSVVGIGVGVLAVVVAAALVPAWRGGKVSPIVAMLKRED
- a CDS encoding ABC transporter permease, producing MFVLFQMALRNLRAHRERALLLFLVVAGASGVLVMSMALTAGVAAAHREATTTFLSGEVNVGGYFKVHPDSVAPVMGSAGKVREVLTPLVPEGCHLRERGRGRATVGVARRRYSSFLVSLDVAGEKQALESILMKEGSLGALARPRTIVLSTAMAERLKVGVGDMATLFTESIGTLRRNALDVEVVAIMQGAGLLGSSSGILVSNTTLGELQGYRAGAAGVLQLECLASTGGGRDLNAMGDSWRQALRSSGFEVLPAMNKAYGDKLAPMLREGWRGQRLDVSTWEDESWFLRFITDGLGALTVLLGLIMLAVVVVGLFMAQSVAVRERTREIGTLRAMGLQRPLVAVLFMTEGLLLGALGSVSGAVAALGACVLLRDAIPLPGPLADFFFSPHLPLAASVGSAVVAVVLVTFCASLAVLVPSLRAAWLSPRSAMESL
- a CDS encoding outer membrane lipoprotein-sorting protein; amino-acid sequence: MLASTFRVLPVLALLVAPLLAGAEPEAKPSPEEVLRRIDDRMSFQSDYRGTVRLRELRKDGTENLIELEVYRRDTTRDLLIYVTKPRHLAGGGYLRMGRNLWEYEPSTGQWQRTTQRGNIISTVSCEEDFDRSRLAENYDAKDEGEDVVKGVTFRKLHLTAKEGAQPSYLQLRIWVDPSFNIVKRVGYAPSGRVLRTDIIRSYQSVKDPIAGKVVYPYKEVLEVEEASGSQFTVRYDNVTLQPLSPNMFTKTWLEGRFR